A genomic window from Salvia splendens isolate huo1 chromosome 11, SspV2, whole genome shotgun sequence includes:
- the LOC121754855 gene encoding uncharacterized protein LOC121754855 has translation MKIEKLREEITSFRQKYDESFAEAWKRFTELIRKCPSHGLAPGHDLLKFYKGLNNEGTGLVTAGSNGNLDDLTHEEVRALFQRLANNQRNWHNPRRAAEKGGDTFGATKDAERVSAIEAQLADISTQMSSMTKAVKSLQLTPQPKAVAVMRCGLCQGGHHTDQCSSIQGPPIEDVNYIGNNGQGFNQGNQYSNQQNWRPQQSNWNQSGPSNNSGNQWRTNTQPPGYEKKPSVEDQLGQILSFMTKSQRENENFKEKTVEKFGQMEATLRNLETQIGQIATASHTRIPNAIPSDTVPNPKGFEQCKAVKLRSGKDLESPIMLDAQNGSNILHAGADKLFGSQTSHAGADEGIEWATTEARECQQEKEESTMSDIHKKNPLSPAMDPKCPFNFPDFIPPPPFPVENKKKGRKIIQEKGLDWMMNIIRKVNVDVSLVDLFLHFPKFSKFFKDLIAKKEKIQDDGVVRLSAFCSQLVKGKIPAKRRDPGSCVIPCEMGDKKFPKCLLDQGSGISLMALKTARSIGLQARIESIDIELQLADHSIVKPLGIIKDVLVKVDKFVLPVDFIVLEMEEDKDMPILFGRPFLATGDVVIETKTNTVMFRVDGQNVVIKQEKAGKRLLEPG, from the coding sequence atgaagattgagaagttgagagaggagatcaccTCTTTCCGACAAAAGTATGACGAGTCCTTCGCGGAAGCATGGAAGAGATTCACGGAATTGATAAGGAAATGCCCAAGTCACGGactagctccggggcatgaccttttgaaattctacaaGGGACTCAACAATGAAGGCACAGGACTAGTTACTGCAGGCTCTAATGGAAACCTGGATGACTTAACGCATGAGGAGGTGAGAGCCTTATTCCAAAGGTTGGCTAACAATCAACGGAACTGGCACAACCCAAGGAGAGCAGCGGAGAAAGGAGGAGACACATTCGGTGCTACAAAGGATGCAGAGAGAGTATCTGCAATTGAAGCTCAATTGGCAGATATAAGCACCCAGATGTCGTCGATGACAAAGGCAGTGAAATCGCTGCAACTGACTCCTCAACCCAAAGCAGTGGCAGTGATGAGATGTGGATTGTGTCAAGGAGGGCATCATACTGATCAATGTTCTAGTATTCAAGGACCACCAATCGAGGATGTGAACTACATTGGCAACAATGGCCAAGGGTTTAACCAAGGCAACCAATACAGCAATCAGCAGAATTGGAGGCCTCAGCAATCGAACTGGAATCAAAGTGGTCCTAGCAACAACTCGGGGAACCAATGGAGGACAAACACTCAACCCccgggttatgagaagaagccatcAGTCGAGGATCAATTGGGACAGATTCTCTCGTTTATGACTAAGAGTCAAAGGGAGAATGAGAATTTCAAAGAGAAGACGGTGGAAAAGTTTGGTCAGATGGAAGCTACATTGAGGAATCTCGAGACTCAAATTGGGCAGATCGCTACAGCATCTCACACAAGAATCCCTAATGCTATCCCGAGTGATACGGTGCCCAATCCTAAAGGTTTTGAACAGTGCAAGGCAGTTAAGTTAAGAAGTGGGAAGGATCTTGAGTCTCCAATCATGCTAGATGCACAAAATGGCTCGAACATCttgcacgcaggggcggacaaGTTGTTTGGCTCACAAacctcgcacgcaggggcggacgagggGATTGAGTGGGCTACTACCGAAGCTAGGGAATGtcaacaagaaaaagaagagtcAACCATGAGTGATATCCACAAGAAGAATCCACTAAGTCCGGCAATGGACCCGAAGTGTCCATTTAATTTTCCAGATTTTATCCCGCCACCACCTTTCCCAGTCGAGAATAAGAAGAAGggtaggaaaataattcaagagaAAGGACTCGATTGGATGATGAACATTATCAGGAAAGTTAATGTAGATGTGTCCCTGGTGGATTTGTTCCTACACTTTCCTAAATTCTCCAAGTTTTTTAAGGATCTTATTGCGAAAAAGGAGAAGATACAAGACGATGGTGTGGTGAGATTGAGCGCATTTTGCTCACAATTGGTGAAGGGGAAGATACCTGCGAAGAGACGAGACCCTGGGAGTTGTGTGATCCCATGTGAGATGGGAGATAAAAAGTTCCCAAAGTGCCTACTTGATCAAGGCTCGGGAATATCATTGATGGCTCTGAAGACGGCGAGGTCAATCGGTCTACAAGCGAGGATTGAGTCAATCGATATTGAGCTACAATTGGCGGATCACTCAATTGTGAAGCCACTAGGGATCATCAAGGATGTCTTGGTGAAGGTGGACAAGTTTGTACTCCCGGTCGACTTTATTGTCTTAGAGATGGAAGAGGACAAGGACATGCCTATCCTCTTTGGTAGGCCATTTTTAGCAACCGGTGATGTTGTGATAGAGACCAAGACAAATACGGTCATGTTTCGAGTAGATGGACAGaatgtggtgatcaagcaagagAAGGCGGGGAAGCGCCTATTGGAGCCTGGATAG